A region from the Acyrthosiphon pisum isolate AL4f chromosome A1, pea_aphid_22Mar2018_4r6ur, whole genome shotgun sequence genome encodes:
- the LOC100161456 gene encoding LOW QUALITY PROTEIN: apoptosis-stimulating of p53 protein 1 (The sequence of the model RefSeq protein was modified relative to this genomic sequence to represent the inferred CDS: deleted 1 base in 1 codon) — protein MKESTGFFGDPLPTSGETGTELTVRELEEMACRQQHQIESQRQLLAAKEQRLRYLKQHDAKHHQVAAEHDRLRRLRDRVEAQEQKLRKLRALRGQVDQTKLNNATLTSDLESIRALFNEKEKELTMAVAKVDELTRQLEDVHKGRGHAQPTSPASIELDKLRAELLYRNKLGEQQTARLVQQREVLSKRQEEMASIDRRISELQARLHRKRLLNQQLANQIQANKPGQNNRSLGGPGKQMMPLCDGKMNGGGGNVAAIEPFNHIPDAMSKNSMLRKSEDNILSHATVDGDPQSYGGRSARPELKSLSQQPLVQKPMVDPYQQQYQSSNNNYKIEQQSNGNPGDLAYFGGSKFDPKYQTLPYNTKFSPLANYSGNQPALQHHQHQQQQQLQHHHQQQQQQQQQQQQQQNQHHQWFGQHEDMSEDINRDLVNNNTSCYGADQKLNGTAQSKKSVLAGQVLTNLGQNLQMQSSSRPINAQVYHTKPLSSTNHASQRPLNYSVHHPPVLVTRSQPVGGTGIINHQKPTSSVSPIYQTSSTKVQPVQPQVLNTVAANQVVPKESKQPIRLAAVVAAESEQPVGVDRAGSPPTVGKPALPPKPPPPLVKTCTPPPPPRQNAYHHHIPQYNQPDPSLEDGGLGGAGGGRAYYTDCRPAPLQKDLTPPPPRIPNGGITGAPAKSGFGNFVDSSESDNSSSSASMRCTMGSNVKSGEHLLDSVRSVSISTTKGTPPPPPPPPQPQSQESSAITATSSTEPVGVKDQQQQQPPPQEAKLPSRLPSLLLSRTTSYPVTDIVGSESKVNNNNNNNLHHHLLHHNHNNINNNHQQLQHRMSVAPPQQQQQPAQTPSAIATSTISSTSTVKQLDPQASAVDETDRARAVSVAQRIDELETRFGGGSNNIGVVGCGGSSSTDDNSTSNHSSSSPDSGQDSGRDDISVECRNRLVVRKKGNLKESGGSIGHKRRVSFDPLALLLDASLEGELELVMRTAEQVGNPSAANDEGITALHNAICAGHIDIVKFLVKFGCDVNAQDSDGWTPLHCAASCNNLAMVRFLVEHGACIFATTLSDQETAAEKCEEDEEGFDGCSEFLYSVQEKLGIMNNGAVYAVFGYEAHNQDELTFDDGDRIVVLRKGDDTEREWWWSRIDDREGYVPRNLLGLYPRVIGGKKSVTE, from the exons CTTCTGACCTGGAATCGATCCGTGCCTTGtttaatgaaaaagaaaaagaactAACAATGGCTGTGGCTAAAGTGGATGAACTAACTAGGCAACTAGAAGACGTCCATAAAGGACGTGGTCATGCACAGCCTACATCTCCGGCCTCCATAGAACTTGACAAACTACGAGCCGAGTTATTA tacCGGAATAAATTGGGTGAACAGCAAACTGCCAGGCTAGTACAACAACGTGAGGTTCTGTCCAAAAGACAAGAGGAAATGGCATCCATTGACCGGCGAATATCGGAACTACAAGCTAGGTTACACAGGAAGAGACTGCTCAATCAACAGCTGGCCAATCAAATACAGGCTAACAAACCAGGCCAAAATAACAG atCTCTGGGTGGCCCGGGTAAACAAATGATGCCGCTGTGCGATGGGAAAATGAACGGTGGAGGCGGAAATGTTGCAGCCATCGAGCCGTTTAACCACATACCAGACGCGATGAGCAAGAATTCAATGTTACGCAAGTCCGAGGATAACATCCTTAGCCACGCGACGGTCGATGGTGACCCGCAGTCGTATGGCGGACGGTCCGCCAGGCCTGAGCTAAAGTCTCTGTCTCAGCAGCCTTTGGTCCAGAAACCTATGGTAGACCCATACCAACAACAGTACCAGTCATCAAATAACAACTACAAAATTGAACAACAGAGTAACGGTAACCCAGGTGACCTCGCGTATTTCGGTGGTAGCAAGTTTGACCCTAAATACCAGACACTACCCTACAATACCAAATTTTCACCGTTGGCAAACTACAGCGGAAACCAACCGGCGCTCCAGCACCATCAACATCAGCAGCAACAACAGCTACAACATCATcatcagcagcagcagcagcaacaacaacaacagcagcaacaacagaACCAGCATCATCAGTGGTTCGGTCAGCACGAAGACATGTCCGAGGACATAAATAGAGACCTAGTCAATAACAATACCAGTTGTTACGGAGCCGATCAAAAACTTAACGGAACGGCCCAAAGTAAAAAGTCAGTTTTGGCCGGCCAAGTTCTGACAAATTTGGGACAAAATTTACAAATGCAGAGTTCCAGTAGACCTATCAATGCTCAAGTGTATCACACGAAACCACTTTCATCGACTAATCATGCTTCTCAAAG gcCTTTAAACTATTCGGTACACCACCCTCCGGTTCTAGTGACTAGAAGCCAACCAGTCGGTGGAACCGGGATAATAAATCATCAG AAACCGACGAGTAGCGTGTCGCCCATTTATCAGACGTCTTCGACCAAAGTACAGCCGGTGCAACCTCAAGTGTTAAATACTGTGGCGGCGAACCAAGTAGTACCTAAAGAATCAAAACAACCAATTAGGTTAGCGGCGGTGGTTGCTGCGGAGTCTGAACAACCGGTCGGCGTGGACCGGGCCGGAAGTCCTCCGACCGTTGGAAAACCGGCGCTACCTCCCAAACCTCCTCCGCCACTGGTCAAGACTTGtacgccaccaccgccgccaaGGCAAAACGCTTACCACCACCACATACCTCAGTATAACCAGCCGGATCCATCATTGGAAGACGGGGGCCTAGGAGGAGCTGGCGGTGGTCGTGCGTACTACACCGACTGCAGACCAGCCCCACTTCAAAAAGACTTGACGCCTCCTCCGCCGCGGATACCCAACGGTGGCATTACTGGAGCCCCGGCTAAGTCTGGCTTTGGTAACTTTGTGGATTCGTCCGAGTCCGACAACTCATCGAGTTCGGCGTCCATGCGATGCACGATGGGTAGCAACGTCAA aAGTGGCGAACATTTGTTGGACAGCGTGAGATCTGTGAGCATATCAACGACCAAAGGGACGCCTCCccctccaccaccaccacctcaACCACAGTCACAGGAATCGTCCGCTATCACAGCCACGTCTTCAACTGAACCCGTGGGAGTCAAAGatcagcaacagcagcagccaCCACCTCAAGAAGCAAAACTCCCCTCTAGACTGCCATCACTTTTGCTCAGCCGAACCACTTCTTATCCGGTGACGGATATCGTCGGGAGTGAGAGTAAagtcaacaacaacaacaataacaacctCCATCACCATCTCCTTCaccataatcataataacatcAACAATAACCACCAGCAATTACAACACCGGATGTCCGTCGCACCACCtcaacagcagcagcaaccgGCACAGACACCATCTGCCATCGCCACTTCCACCATTTCCTCCACATCGACCGTCAAACAACTAGATCCTCAGGCTTCGGCGGTTGATGAAACAGACAGAGCGCGGGCAGTTAGTGTGGCCCAGCGCATTGACGAACTGGAGACACGTTTTGGGGGAGGAAGCAACAATATAGGGGTCGTCGGATGTGGTGGATCTTCGTCCACTGACGATAACAGCACCAGCAACCACAGCTCTTCATCGCCGGACTCTGGACAAGACTCAGGCAGGGACGACATATCCG TGGAATGCAGAAACAGGTTGGTGGTGCGGAAAAAAGGCAACCTCAAGGAGTCGGGCGGTAGCATCGGTCACAAGCGACGTGTATCGTTCGATCCGCTCGCATTGCTGTTGGATGCCTCGTTGGAGGGCGAACTCGAGCTGGTTATGCGAACCGCTGAACAA GTGGGAAATCCGAGCGCGGCTAATGATGAAGGAATAACTGCGCTACACAATGCCATATGCGCCGGCCATATAGACATTGTTAAGTTCTTAGTTAAGTTTGGCTGTGATGTAAATGCTCAAGACTCCGATGGATG GACGCCGTTACACTGTGCCGCCAGCTGTAACAACCTGGCCATGGTCCGATTTCTGGTGGAGCACGGGGCGTGCATATTCGCCACCACGTTGTCAGACCAGGAGACGGCCGCCGAAAAGTGCGAGGAGGACGAAGAGGGTTTTGACGGATGTTCAGAGTTTCTTTACA GCGTTCAAGAGAAGTTAGGTATAATGAACAATGGTGCGGTGTACGCAGTTTTCGGTTACGAGGCGCACAACCAGGACGAGTTGACTTTCGACGACGGCGACAGGATCGTCGTTCTACGGAAGGGCGACGACACCGAACGAGAATGGTGGTGGTCTAGGATCGACGACCGCGAAGGATACGTGCCACGGAATTTGCTTGGG CTTTACCCGAGAGTGATCGGTGGCAAAAAATCGGTGACCGAATGA